Proteins from a single region of Penaeus monodon isolate SGIC_2016 chromosome 29, NSTDA_Pmon_1, whole genome shotgun sequence:
- the LOC119592227 gene encoding serine/arginine repetitive matrix protein 2-like: MEALPADSCTTTHDPLRSWPDGRGTTAHDSHSSWLSGPCTTVNSPDDNNNHLRNVVVKGDFSAEKKSLRCPLLSDYSTLITDSTWIFEGHEASQQKPLIMSLLTTTVSKLKTFYRRCKHPRRRASCHECKNSKEEIRTSPPCQWGGGARGRQHGDKQAEGKQGHRWWHSSRTNKGGSRERGKGRSASHDGGGTVHTHSSGAQASSSNFLRKSLDTEYRGKQRKLRGSHRSRPVSSDDEGSDEVFESPPKYRDKPPRSKVSSKSEDTAQNSSKVSLKKSLQRNRSLSRSRLEGASRRMERDDSKSRRRLSHRKINKSSSSSSSSSSRSSSPTKSRPGSRSKSQQSKRKTKLTNGSLDREDFTVHQTSPEQYQTDLVQHQTDFVQNNADPVPHRTNFKVKDNTTDFLSRLDSVLSDLVEHEKKRISKFGQKNARGSVSKGVKNGSSERHQKAAEHKKNKGKKSDGVDKSASPSLQQLRTTLKAVRVKKRVPVPSDVLEKHSDYFTESLPHQPRILKSRQKSQLLSQRCYQPARRKPKPAPQDSSSDLYTSPAEDEHEEVKQVCEKQNDVSSEEEPEEYRETSEPSDSTYEREDEDGRDVFYRAEKPGKGGLDGYDERDQSTSDEHNYRRDQSAKGGSSVAARGVIKDLTSSSRGEAGDSGDFSVDSAYTGSRGATPESVLNPGVKPRRPGTGLANRRPASSASRHRLPVKARLEDQHLVEVKRVIMRDIRESGLYSDDSINALLERHRSRWPQLSRREMEHIVRSIQDDLGVKPHATHYVCQILAAAESGASGTPGLTKKIVEGPLCVSPLGEKTTKAQTKTYEAAVHPGQKIPSATQNLGAREPNDEEESRRPKKDFKEIEDELWARSVMSGVDPGLVDQARKEARAPHVEDDSDLPAYVMDLCQQFDVKI; the protein is encoded by the coding sequence ATGGAGGCTCTCCCTGCAGACTCCTGCACGACCACGCACGATCCGCTTCGCTCATGGCCCGATGGTCGTGGCACAACCGCGCACGACTCCCATTCCTCGTGGCTTAGTGGTCCTTGCACGACCGTAAATTCTccagatgataacaacaatcactTGAGAAACGTGGTCGTCAAAGGGGATTTCAGCGCAGAGAAAAAGTCGCTGAGATGTCCTCTGCTGAGCGATTATTCCACATTAATCACGGACTCGACCTGGATATTCGAGGGCCACGAAGCCTCGCAGCAGAAACCTTTAATAATGTCACTGTTAACGACTACGGTTTCGAAATTGAAAACCTTCTACAGAAGATGCAAGCACCCGAGACGCCGAGCCTCGTGCCACGAGTGCAAGAATTCCAAGGAGGAAATCAGGACGTCGCCGCCGTGccagtggggagggggggcgagggggcgccAGCACGGGGACAAGCAGGCGGAGGGGAAGCAGGGTCACCGGTGGTGGCACTCCAGCAGAACCAACAAGGGCGGCAGCCGCgagcgggggaaagggaggtctGCAAGTCATGACGGTGGCGGCACGGTGCACACACACAGTTCGGGAGCTCAAGCTTCCAGCTCGAATTTCCTGCGGAAAAGTTTGGACACCGAATACCGGGGGAAGCAGAGGAAGCTCAGAGGGTCGCACAGATCGCGCCCCGTGAGCAGCGACGACGAGGGGAGCGATGAGGTCTTCGAGAGCCCTCCCAAGTACAGGGACAAACCTCCTCGCAGCAAAGTCTCCAGCAAGAGCGAAGACACTGCACAAAACTCCTCGAAAGTGTCGCTGAAGAAGTCCCTGCAGAGAAACAGGTCCCTCTCCCGGAGCCGGCTCGAGGGGGCGTCCAGGCGAATGGAGAGGGACGACAGCAAGTCCCGGCGACGCCTCTCCCACCGCAAAATCAACAAATCCTCCAGCAGCAGTTCTTCCAGTTCCTCCAGATCGAGTTCTCCCACGAAGTCCCGGCCCGGCAGCAGATCGAAATCCCAGCAGAGCAAAAGGAAAACGAAGCTGACGAACGGCTCGCTCGACCGTGAAGATTTCACCGTGCACCAAACGAGTCCAGAGCAATATCAAACAGATCTCGTGCAGCACCAAACCGATTTTGTACAGAACAACGCAGACCCCGTACCACATAGGACTAACTTTAAGGTTAAAGATAACACGACTGACTTTTTGTCCAGACTGGATAGCGTGTTGTCCGATCTCGTCgaacacgaaaagaaaaggataagcaAATTTGGCCAAAAGAACGCGCGGGGCAGTGTGTCCAAAGGCGTCAAAAATGGCTCCTCAGAACGGCACCAGAAGGCAGCTGAACACAAAAAGAACAAAGGGAAGAAATCAGACGGCGTAGATAAAAGTGCGTCCCCGTCTCTACAGCAGTTACGAACCACTCTGAAAGCGGTAAGAGTAAAGAAGCGAGTGCCTGTACCAAGCGACGTCCTGGAGAAACACTCGGACTACTTCACCGAGAGCCTTCCGCATCAGCCCCGCATCCTCAAGTCTCGCCAGAAATCCCAGCTCCTAAGCCAGCGCTGCTACCAGCCGGCACGACGGAAGCCGAAGCCAGCGCCGCAGGATTCATCGTCGGACCTGTACACTTCGCCGGCAGAGGACGAGCACGAGGAAGTGAAGCAAGTGTGTGAGAAGCAAAACGACGTGTCTTCGGAGGAGGAACCCGAGGAATACCGAGAGACTTCGGAGCCCAGCGACAGCACGTACGAGCGGGAGGACGAGGACGGCCGCGATGTGTTCTACAGAGCGGAGAAGCCGGGCAAAGGGGGCCTCGACGGCTACGACGAGAGGGACCAGTCGACGAGTGACGAGCACAATTACCGGAGGGATCAATCAGCGAAGGGCGGGTCGAGCGTGGCTGCGCGCGGCGTCATCAAGGACCTGACCAGCTCGTCCCGCGGCGAGGCTGGCGACTCGGGGGACTTCAGTGTGGACAGCGCGTACACAGGCAGCCGCGGCGCGACTCCCGAGAGCGTCCTGAACCCTGGCGTGAAGCCAAGGCGGCCGGGGACGGGGCTGGCCAACAGGCGCCCTGCCAGTTCGGCCTCGCGGCACCGTCTCCCGGTCAAAGCCAGGCTCGAGGACCAGCATTTAGTCGAGGTGAAGAGAGTGATCATGCGTGACATCCGAGAATCCGGGCTGTACAGCGATGACAGCATCAACGCCCTCCTGGAGCGACACCGCAGCCGTTGGCCGCAGCTGAGCCGGCGGGAAATGGAGCACATCGTCAGGAGCATCCAGGACGACCTCGGAGTCAAGCCACACGCCACGCACTACGTCTGCCAGATCCTCGCGGCGGCGGAGAGCGGGGCCAGCGGAACCCCAGGCCTCACGAAGAAGATCGTGGAAGGCCCCCTGTGCGTCAGCCCACTCGGAGAGAAGACGACGAAGGCGCAGACGAAGACCTACGAGGCGGCGGTGCATCCGGGACAAAAAATCCCCTCCGCGACGCAGAACCTCGGCGCTCGGGAGCCCAACGACGAGGAGGAGAGCAGACGACCGAAGAAGGATTTCAAGGAGATCGAGGACGAGCTCTGGGCGCGGTCCGTAATGAGTGGCGTCGACCCGGGGCTAGTCGACCAGGCGCGGAAGGAGGCCAGGGCGCCCCACGTCGAGGACGACAGCGATCTGCCGGCGTATGTCATGGATCTCTGCCAACAGTTTGATGTCAAGATATGA